The segment AAAGACATTGCCTTTGGTTATTCGCTTTGTGATTTTTATATTTTGCGGTTTTGATTTGAGCCCTGTTTTAGCATTTATCATTATGACTTTATCGCCAGTTTTTAAACCTAAATTTGCAGCATCATCAGGATTTATCCAAATCGGGCTATCATCTTCAAGTTCGAGTAAGAGCTTGTTATTTTGGCTTCTTGCATGTGAGTGAGCAGGGCCTCTACCAAATAAAAGTCTAAATTCGCCTTCTTTTGGCTGTGGCGGTGCTACCCAAGTAGGCAGTGGCGCGCAGACATCGCCGTATTCCTCATACATTTTTTCCATATCAGGGTTGTATAGATGAATTTTGCCCGTGCTTGTCGGGAAGCTTAGTGGTTTTCCGCTACTTTGCGGATACGCATCGGCTAAATAATCGCACAAAATGCCGTCTTTTTCAAATTTTTCTTTATCTTCGGGGCTGAGTGAATTTACGAAATTATTTATCGCGTCGCTTGGCGAAATGGTAAAATACTCGTCCATATCAAAGCGTTTGCAAATCCCACGCACTATGTCAAAAACATGCTTAGTATCGTATAGCGGCTTAATCGCAGCCTTTCTTACAGCCACAAACGGCACATCGTATTTTTGGATATATGGGCCGTCGTCTTTTTCTAAATATGTGCTTTCAGGCAAAACTATGTCGCAATATGCGCAAAAATCGTTCATCTGTGTATCTATCGACATAATAAAATCTAGCTTTTCGATTGATTTCATGACGCCGTTTGCTTCGACTGCCGTGTGTCCTAATGGATTTGTATCGTAGGTCAGCCACGCTTTTATCGGATATGGTTGTTCGCTTAAAGTCGCGCGATAAATTTCGCCACTTAGTCCTAAATTTGGCGGATTAAACGGCCACCTTGTGCCAACGCCATCAGCCCTTGGCTCCCTTACAGCCGGTGCTTCATCATCTTTTGGGAGCTTAGCTAAATTTATACTTTGATTTACCCAAGTTCCGCCCTTTACGCCGTAATTTCCCATAATCGCATTTAAAATCGCAATTGCTCTTGCTGTTTGCGTGTCGTTTGCGTATCTTGAAAATCTACGCGGTGCGATAGCTAGGACATGTGGAGCAAATCTGGCAAATTCCCACGCTACTTCTTCAATAGTTTCAGCCTTTATACCGCAAATTTCTTCTGCCCATTTTGGGGTGTATTGTTTGACATGACGGGCTAGTTTATCAAAGCCGTAGCAGTATTTATTGATAAATTCCATATTTGCTAGATTATCTCTAATTATGACATGGATTAGCGCTAGTGCTAGTGCCATATCGCACCCCGGTTTTATGCGAAGCCATTTGTGCGCTCTAACGGCACTTTCGCTCTGGCGTGGATCTACATAGACAAGTTTTGCGCCATTTGCTAGGCCTTCCATAAAATCTCTTGCTTCTCTGACTTGAATCGCTCCTGCCATATTTCTGCCAAATAAAATCATATATTTGGTGTTTGCCATGTCGTAGTTTTCATGACCCCCGATACCGCCGCCGCCAAATGTCAAAGACCAGCCAATCGCTCTACTGCCACGACACTCAGAAAATGAAGCGTAGCTTACATTTGGAGTGCCAAGCAAGCTAGCAAATTTGTGAAAATAAGAAGAACAGCTTCCATGAGCAAAGGCTGCAATGCTTTTTGCGCCGTATTTGTCGATGATTTTTTCTAAATTTTCATGCACGAAGTCAAACGCTTCGTCCCAGCTGACCTTTTTCCATTTGCCTTCGCCCCGTTTGCCGACTCTAATCATCGGGTATTTTAAGCGATCTGGATCGTAAGTAGAATAAACCCCTGCATTTCCCTTAGCGCAAATCGTGCCGTAATTGTATGGATTTAGCTTGTTTCCTTCGATTTTGTGAATTTTGCCCTCTCTTGTAAAAACATTTACGCCACAATTCCAAAAGCACATTTCGCAGTAATTTGGAGTTTTTACGCCTTCGTCGTATTCTAATAAATTTGAAAGCTCGGGCGAATTTTTGTGCGTTTTTGCCATTAGCGGATTTGGAAGCCCTGTGATACCTGCCGTGCTGGCAACTGCGACGCTAGAAGCCATTTTTAGGAAATTTCGTCTTGTTATTTTAAGCTCTCTCATTTTTCACTCTCCAAATTTAAAAATGTTTTTCCAAGTGCGTAAATAAAGAGCATTACGCCAATGCCTGAGATAAAAATCGTGATTTCTGCCACGCTTGGGCAGTATGAGCCAAACTCTATCTTGCCTAAAAATTCGCTCTCTACTCTTACTAGCTGACCGCCCACAATGCCGTCAAACCTAGCAAAAAATACGCCGATAATGGCTAAAATTCCAGCCAAAAATGAAATTTTTAAATTTTGAAATTTAGACAAAATAAGCAAAATCATCGGCAGCAAAATTCCAATGCAAATTTCAAAAAAATAGAAATTAAACGACAAATTTCCGTTTGTAAAAACTTCGAAATTTTTTGCCAAATAACTTCCTGCGCCATAGCTTGAAATCACTGCGTTCCAAAAATTTATAAATAAAACAGCCAAAAGAAGCAAAAACATAAGAATATTCAAATTTCGCAAAATTCGCTCATTTAGGGCTTTTTTGCTTAAAATTACAAAGGCAAAAATCACGCTTATGCCACAAATCAAAGCTCCTAAAATAAATGAAATGGTAAAGCTTGGCGTATGCCAGATTGGTCTAGCTGAATTTACGGCAAAGACCATTGAAAGTGTGCTAAAAGCGATTATTCCCATTATAAATGCGACAATTCCTGCGTAAAACGAAGCTTTTTCGCTGTTTTTTAACATTAAAATTAGCTCGATTATTAAAAGCGGAGTTTCGATGAGATAAAAAGTGCTCATCCACCAAATCGGGCTTTCTACTGCGAAATTAAAGTAATATCGCACGAAGCGCAAAACTTGCAGTTTAAACGGGCTTCCAAGCTCCCAAAAAATCAGCCAAAATGCCGCTAAAAGCGCAGCAATAGCTAAAAGCTGTAAATGGCGTGAAATTTTAGAAAATGCGTGAAATCCAAAGAGATGATCAGCCGTAGCGATTGTGGCAACTCCCACGCTAATGCCCACAAAAAAGGCATATCCCATAAGCAAAAGCCCAAGCGGAACCTCGCGGCTGACATTGTAGCTAGCCTCTTGGCCATTTAAAAACACGCTACAAATCCCAATAAGCCCCACTGCGCACAGCGCAAGTGATAGAAAAAGAAGCCCAAATTTCGGGGTTTTGGCGACTTTTGTCATCTTTGCTCCTTTAAATTTGATATTAAAAATTTGGCAAAATTTAAAATAAACTCAAATTCTTTTAAATTTTCAAAATTTGCTAAATTTTTACTCAAAGGCTCTAAAAAGTCTAAAAATTTAGTAAATTTCAAAAATTTTTCCCACTCGCCCTGCTCTGCTAAAATCGCGCAAAATGCGAGTAAATTTGAGGCGTGGTCGCAGTTTTTTTCTACCACAAAACCACAAATTTCATAAAATTTGCAAATTTCATTATAACTCTCGCCAAACATTTTTTTATCTAACCACACCCCAGCTAGAAGCGAAGTGCCGAATTTGGCTGAGTTTAAATCAAAATAAAAAATGTAATTGCTGATAATTTCGTCTAAATTTGGCGTTTTTAAATCGTTAAATTTGAAATTTGAAAATTTATTGAAGCGCTTGGCAAATTCGCCGTTTGCAAATTCGCCAAGCGCGCAGTATTTCTCGCGCCAACCCTCCGCTGGAAAAGCGAGCAGGTCGGCGCATAAGTCTAGGCAATCAATCGAAATTTGATTATTTTTCATCGCCTTTTAGCACTTTTCTTTTTGGCAAGTTCGAATACTCGACCATGCTTGCTTCGTAGTTTTTGACTTTGTCATTTCCCATGATATATTTTGTCGCAAACCAGCCACCACTTGCGTGCCAGCCTGTGTTGCAATACCAAATTTGTGGTGCGTTTGGATCTAGACCTGCTGTTTTAAATAGCTCGCCAACAGCTTCTTTATCGGTGTTGATATAAAAAACGCCGTCGTTTTCTTTGGCAAGTTTGCCGATAAAGATATTTCCATCAACGCCCTCTAAGTGCCCTGCTTTGGCTGCTTTTGGGTGAGCTTTTTCGCCAGAGTATTGAGCTTCGATTCTGCCGTCAATTAGCGCTACGCTGTTTGTAACCACAGCCTCGTCGATATCGTAAGCAGTCGCAACGATGTCTTTGTTAAATTTAGTGATTTTAAAATCGCTTTTTTCTGGTGTGACGGCCTCTGTGCTTAGCTCGCCACCAGCTTTTTTCCAAGCGTCAATTCCGCCGTTTAAAATCGCTGTGTTTGTAAGTCCGTAGTATTCAGATACGAATAGAGCCAAAGTTGAAAGCGTATAATCAGGAGCGGCTTTTGCGTCGTTATAGAAAACTACTGCGCTAGTATCTTTGATACCGCTTTTTTGAAATAATCTCTCAACCGTAGTCGGAGAAGCGATAAATCCTGGCATTTCGCCTCTTGCCTCTCTGAAATCAGCCTCTTTCCAAGCAACTGCACCTTTGATATGACCTGCGCCGTATCCTTCGCCTTCTTGAAGGTCGATTAAAACTAGGTCTTTATCAGCCAAATTCGCTTTTAGCCACTCGACATCTACGACCTTGTTTTGTGGTAAATCTAGGGCAAATGCGCATGTGCAAGCAGCCGCTAGTAATGATGAAGTAAGTAATTTCATGATATCTCCTTAAAAAATGAAATTGTTGCAAAAAAAAATTGTAACAAAATTTAGTAATATTAAATTAAAAATTTATCGAAATTTTATAAGTTAGATTAAAATTTTCCGTGATTTTGTCACAAAAAATGTGAAAAATTTAGAAATATTAAATTTTCATTTACTTTTGTGTTAATAATTTGTTATGCAGAATTTGGATAAAATCGACAGCTTTTTACTTTAATTATTAAAATTTAATAACCGAGGTTTGTATGAAGAAAATTTTCTCACTAATTGCGACGCTAGCACTGCTTAGCGGATGTTCGTATTTCGAAAAAAAAGAAGAGGGCGCAGGAGGGGGTGCCAAGGGCGCTGGCGGTATGCCGCCGCTTCAAGTAGCTGTTTTTAAAGCCCAAAAATCCGATGTTCCAATCGCACTAAAATTTAACGGCGAAACCGCGAGCGATTTAGATGTAACGCTAAAATCACAGGTTTCTGGCACGATAGAAAAACAGCTTTTCACCCCTGGCGTGCGCGTAGAAAAGGGCGAGGGGCTCTATGAAATCGACAAATCCCGCTACCAAGCGATTTTTAATAGCGCAAAAGCTAGCCTAAACAACGCTAGCGCAGATTACGAGCGCGCTAGGAAATTAAAGGCGAGCAATACCATTTCAGCGCGCGAATTTGACGGCGCAAAATCAGCTTACGAAGTGGCTAAGGCAAATTTCGAACGGGCGAAAATCGACCTTGATAATGCCCTTGTCAAAGCCCCGTTTGACGGTATTGTAGGCGATACGCAAAAAGACACTGGCTCGTTTGTGGGCGTGGGTGAAAATCTAGTCAGACTTACAAAACTAAATCCAATTTATGTGAAATTTGGAATTTCTGATACCGATAAGATGAAAATTGATAGAAATTTAGCCAGCAGCGATTGGTATATGAAAAATACAAAGGCTACAATTTCCTTTAATGACAAAATTTATGAAGGAAATGTAGTTTTCATCGATAGCGTCGTAGATAGCGCGACTGCGAGCGTGAGCGCCAAAGCGCAATTTAACAACCTAAATTATGAAATTCAACCAGGAATTTACACTAGAATTTCAGTCGATGGTTTCGTGCAAAAAGATGGCTTCCAAATTCCGCAAATCGCAGTTTTGCAAGATTTAAGCAACTCTATCGTTTATGTCGTAGATGCAAACAACACTGTGGCTAAAAAAATCGTAAAAGTTATAGCTCAGGATTCTACGACGATGACCATTTCAGAGGGTTTGAGCGAGGGCGATTTGATTGTTTTGGATAATTTTTCAAAAATTCAAGTTGGTGCTAAGGTAACCCCGCTTCCGCCAGAAACAGACGCGACAAAGGCTAGGTAGGCAAGTATGTTTTCTAAATTTTTTATCAATCGCCCAGTTTTCGCAAGCGTTATTTCGATTATTATCGTTATTGCTGGAACGATTTGTCTATTTATCGCCCCTGTGGAGGAATACCCGCAACTAACCCCGCCTCAAATTTCAGTTACAGCCACATATAGTGGCGCAGACGCGCAGACTATCTCAGATACCGTCGCTTCGCCACTAGAAAACGCAATTAACGGCGTCGATGATATGATTTATATGAGTTCATCATCTAGCTCGTCAGGTAGGGCAAATATCAGCGTGTTTTTCAAGGTCGGCACCGATCCGCAAGAAGCACTCGTAAATGTAAATAACAGAGTAAATCCAGCCCTAACCACGCTTCCAGCCGAAGTGCAAAGAATGGGCGTTAGCGTTACGGAGCGTTCATCATCTATACTTTCTGCGTTTTTCTTTTATGACCCAACAGGTCAAATGAGCCCACTTGAAATCCAAAACTATGTCAGCATTAATGTCGTCGATGAGCTAAAACGCGTTAGCGGTGTGGGCGACGCGCAGGCCCTTGGCACGAAGGATTACTCAATGAGAATTTGGGTAAATCCAGGACTTATGGCCAAACACAATGTCGTATCATCTGACATAATCGCAGCCATTAGAGAGCAAAACAGCCAATACCCAGCCGGAAAGCTAGGCGAGCAACCAAACGATTTAGGTAACCCTTATGTCTATGCAATCCAGCCAGAGGGGCGTTTGAAAACGGTCGAAGAGTTCGAAAATGTAATCATTAGAGCCAGTGATGATGGTAAATTTTTGCGTGTAAAAGATGTCGCTAGGGTCGAGCTTGGGGCTGAGAGCCTTATCATCAATGGTAAATACCAAGGATACGACGCAACGCCAGTTTTCATCTATCAACAAAACGGCGCAAACGCCATTGCTACGCTTGATGCTGTGACTGCGCGTTTAGAGCAGTTAAAGCAAAATTTTCCAGGTGCGCTGACTTATAGCAACGGATACGACACGACAGAATTTGTCAAGGTTTCTATCGAAGAGGTTATTCATACTTTTATCGAAGCGATGATTTTGGTCGTTTTGGTTATTTATATGTTCTTAGGAAATTTCCGCGCGACGATTATTCCAATGCTAGCGGTGCCAGTATCTATTTGTGGCGCGTTTATCGGAATTTACGCTTTTGGATTTTCGATAAATTTAATTACCCTTTTCGCCCTAGTTTTGGCTATCGGTATCGTCGTCGATGACGCTATTATCGTTATCGAAAATGTGGAGAGAATTTTGCATGAAGAGCGAAATTTAAGCGTCAAAGAGGCCACGATTAAGGCAATGGACGAGATTGTAAGTCCGGTAATTTCAATCGTGCTTGTTTTGGCGGCGGTTTTCGTGCCAGTTGCTTTTATGGAGGGCTTTGTCGGCGTTATCCAAAGACAATTCGCGCTCACACTTGTCTCATCTGTGGTTTTCTCCGGATTTGTCGCCCTTACTCTAACCCCTGCGCTGTGTGCGCTTTTACTTCGTAAAAAAGAGGCCGAGCCGTTTTGGTTAGTGCGTAAATTTAACGAATTTTTCGATTTTTCAACCCGCCTTTTCTCAGCAGGTGTTGCAAAAATTTTGCGCCATGTGATTTTATCGTTGTGCCTTGTGGGAATTATTATTTTTGTGATGTTAGAGTTATTTAAAATTACTCCGGGCGGACTTGTGCCAGCCGAGGATAAAGGCTATGTAATGGGCTTTTCGACACTTCCGTCGGCTAGACCTTTGGTAGCTACTGAAAAGCACATGGATTTCTTGCGTGGCACACTTTCACAAAACCCAAATGTCGAAGCAATCACCACAATCGCGGGATTTGATATGATGGCAGGTGGTGCTAGGGAAAATTCAGGCGTATTTTTCTCTAAACTCAAACCTTGGGGGGTCCGTCCTGAGGCAAACCAATCAGCCCAATCAATCGCAAACGCGCTAACTGGACAGCTTTTTGTCATGGATAGAAGCGCGATGACCTTTGCCCTAACCCCACCTCCAATCAATGGTCTATCAATGACTGGTGGATTTGAAGTGTATGCAGAAAATACTACGGGCAAAAACTATCAACAAATCGCCGATGATATGGCGCGAATAGTCGCCAAAGCTTCGCAAAATCCAGCTTTGCAAAATGTCCGCTCTACGCTAGATGTAAATTTCCCGCAATACAATCTAAGCCTAGATAAGGAAAAAATCAAAATGCTTGGAATTTCAATCCCTGATATTTTTACGACGATAAATTCGACTATCGGACAATACTACATAAACGATTTTAACCTTTTGGGTAAGACATACCGCGTCTATATGAGAGCAGAACAGCTCTTCCGCGATACGCCAAATGATTTAAGGACGCTTTATGTGCGCTCGGCTAGTGGAAATTTGGTTTCGCTTGATTCGGTTGTAAATTTAGAACGCGCCAAAGGCCCTGATATCGTCGATCGTTTTAATGGTTTCCCAGCAGCTAGACTTATGGGCGATCCTGCCCCTGGATATACTTCTGGTCAGGCAATTGACGCTATTAGAGATACGATTCTGGGCGAATTCCCTACTGGATACACACTTGGCTGGTCAGGCACGGCTTATCAAGAGGTAAATGCAGCAGGAACTGGCGCAAAGGCATTTGCGTTTGGACTTTTGTTTGTATTTTTGATTTTGGCGGCGCAGTATGAGAGGTGGCTAATGCCAATGGCGGTTCTTACAGCCGTGCCATTTAGCGTGTTTGGTGCGCTTTTATTCACATGGGCTAGGGGATTAAATAACGATATATATTTTCAAATCGGACTTATTTTGCTTATCGGACTTGCGGCAAAAAATGCGATCTTAATCGTCGAATTTGCTATGCAAGAGTATCAACACGGCGGAAAAAGTATCGCAGAAGCGGCGATTAGTGCAGCAAAAATGCGTTTTAGACCGATTGTTATGACATCTTTGGCTTTTGGTCTTGGTGTTTTGCCTATGGTACTTGCCACAGGAGCAGGTTCTGCTAGTCGCCACGCGCTAGGAACTGGCGTGCTTGGTGGAATTTTGGCTGCTTCGACGATAGCGATTTTCTTCGTGCCGCTATTTTTCTACCTTTTGGAGAGCTTTAATGCGTGGCTAGATAAGCGAAAAATAAAATCAGAGGAAAAAGATGAAAACTAAAATTTTACTAGGAATTTTAACTGGCGCACTGATTAGTGGTTGTAGCTTTAAGCCTGATATGCCAGTTCGTCATATCGAGTATAGATCTGGATACGAGGCGACAAATGTGAGCCAAATGTGGTGGAAAAGCTACAACGACACCCAGCTAAATGCGCTAATTGATAGTGCTTTGGCGAATAATTCTGATTTAATGCTGGCTTTGAATAATATCGAGCGCGCAAGGCTAAATTTGGGTCTAAGTAAGCTTGAATATCTGCCAAATATCGGAATTTCAGGCTCTGCAATGCGCCAGAATAATTATGCTAATATGCCTGATTCAAATTCTCACGCTTCTTACGCGATTTCAGCGCCACTTAGCTATGAGATTGATTTTTGGGGTAGGGTGCGAAACAGCGTGGGTGCTAGCGCGGCGCAGTATATGGGGACTAAATACGATTATGAAACAGCTAAAAACACAATCACTAGCGCGGTTGCAAGCTCGTATTTCACGCTTTTATCCCTAAAAGAGCAAGAAAGAATTCTAACTAAATCGCTTAAAAGCTACGAGCAGACGCAAAATTACCGCAAAAAAGAGCTAGAAGCTGGCGCGATAAATCAAATCACGCTTAGCCAAGCAAGTGCTGCTGTGCAAAACGCCAAAGCAAGCCTAATCGCCGTGCAAAACCAAATTTCTCAGGTGCAAACCTCGCTTGCGATTTTAGCCGGCAAAAGCTACGACGGGGTCGTAAATCCGCAAATCCTCACAGCCGCAAAACTGCCTAATGCTCCACAAATCCCAAGTGGCGTGCCAAGTGATGTTTTGCTTCATCGCCCAGATGTGGCAAAGGCCTTGGAGGATTTGCGCGCTAGCAATTTCCTAGTCGGCGTTGCCAAGGCAGGGTATTTCCCGACTATCTCGCTAACTGGGGCGTTTGGCTATGCAAGTAGCGATTTTGATAGGTTGATTAGCTCGACTACCAGCTCGTGGAGTATCGGTGGCTCGCTCGTGGGACCTTTGCTTGATTTTGGGCGAACTAAAAAGAGGGTCGATATCGCAAATGTCGATCAAAATTCATCTTTTATCGCTTATGATAAGGCGCTAAAAACGGCTCTTGGCGATGTCAAAGACGCCCTAACTACGCTTAAAAACGCAAAAGAACGCAAAAAAGCGATGAACGATTTGCTAAGCTCGCAACGCAAAATTTACAAAGACGCGACCGAGCTTTACAACGCTGGATATTCTAGCCATTTAGAATTCCTAGACGCGCAACGCAATCTTTTGAACACAGAACTTGCCAAAGTGGGCGCTGATTTGGAAGAGCTAGAAGCTAGCGTAAATGCTTACAAAGCGCTTGGCGGGGGATTTAGCATAAGCGACGAGGAGCTAAAAGAGATTTTAGGGGCTGATGCCGATACTGCGCCTGATATGTCTGCTGTGCCGATAGATAGGATATTTAGGTAAAATTTGCGGAATTTTAAAATTCCGCAAATTTTCAAATTCCAGCTTCAAATTTAAAATTTTAGTTATAATCCAAACCTTTTTAGACAGGTGTCCGAGTGGTCGAAGGAGCACGCCTGGAACGCGTGTGAGGTGCAAGCCTCCGAGGGTTCGAATCCCTTCCTGTCTGCCAGAATGCAAATTACAGAATAAATTTTATTTAAATCAAATTTTGCTTATAATTGCGCCTTAAATTTTATTATAAGGAGGGGTGATGTTTTCGCCTGTTTTGATTGGATTTGGTGGCGGTTTGGTCGCTATCGTGGTCATTTGTGTGCTTGCAGCTATGTATTTTAGGACCGTCGTGGAGACAAACGAGGTTCATATTGTCCAAAGCGCGCGCAAAACGCAAAGTTTTGGCAAAGACACTGGAAATGGAAATGTGTATTACAATTTCCCGGGCTGGGTGCCGATTTTAGGCGTTAGCAAGATAATTTTGCCAGTTTCAGTATTTAGTATCAAAATCGAGGCTTACGAAGCTTACGATGTGGGTAGGCTACCATTTGTCGTGGATATCACGGCGTTTTTCCGCATTGCTGATTCAAATTTAGCCGCCCAAAGGGTCAAAGACTTCGACGATCTCAAAAAGCAACTCACAGATATTATCCAAGGCTCAATCCGCTCGATTTTAGCCAAACGAGAGCTAGAAGAAATCCTTACAATCCGCTCAGCCCTAGGCGAGGATTTTACCGTTTCGGTTCAATCCCAGCTCGAAAACTGGGGCATTGCGCCTGTGAAAAATATCGAATTAATGGATATTAAAGACAAAGATGGCGAAAAGGTCATTTTCAACATAATGGAAAAGAAAAAATCCGCTATCGAAAAAGACAGCCGTGTCGAGGTCGCCGAAAACCGCAAACGCGCCCAAATCGCTGAAATCGAAGCCAAAAGAGAAACCGAGATCAAAGAGCAAGAAGCCCTAAAACTCGTAGGCCTTAAAACCGTCGAGCAAGAGCGCGAGGTCGCAATCAGCAAAGAACAAGCCAAACAAGTGGTAAAAGAGCAGGAAAAAATCACCCAAGAAAAGGCAATGGAGGTCGTGCGCGTCCAAGATGTCAAAAAAGCAGAGATTAAAAAGCAAGTAGAAATCGTCCAAGCTGAGCAAGAACAGCGCAAAATCGAAATCGACGCGGAGGCTAAGAAAACAGCCAAAATCAAGGAAGCCGAAGCCCAAAAAGAAAACCAAATCCTAATCGCGCAAGGCGATAAAGAAAGACAGTTTTTGGAGGCGGCTGCGCTTTTAGAAATCAAAGACAAAGAGAGCCAAGGTATCGCAAAAATAGGAACCGCTGAGGCTGAGGCTTTGAGATTGAAAGAGCTAGCCCCTGTCAATGCGCAAATCGAGCTAGCGCGCGAAATCGGCGAAAACGAGGGCTATCAAACATATCTAATCTCAATCGAGCAAATCAAGGCTAACCGCGACATCGGCTTAGAGCAGGCCAAAGCCCTAACTAGCGCAGATCTAAAAATCATCGCAAACAATGGCAATGTAAGCGAGGGGCTAAATTCGCTTGGTGGCGTGCTAAGCGCGAATGGTGGCACAAAAATCGCCTCCATGCTAGAAGGGCTAGCTCAAAGCGAGCTAGGAAAACAGCTTGTCGATAAAATCACCAAGCCAAAAGAGGGCGAGAAATAAAATTTAACCCCAAATTTGGGGTTAAATTTTATAATACTAGACTTGACATTAATTCGAAATCTAACTATAATACGCCCTAAATTTCAGGGGCAAAAATGAAAAAAGAACGCAAAAGCATATTTTTAAGCGCACAGCTTGTAAGAGAGGCAAATGATTACATTATAAACGAATTTAAAAGGCTTGAAATTTTAGGGATTTCACCCAGCCACGGGGATATTTTTCACTATCTTTTTGGGGGTAAAATTTTAAGTCCAGCCCAAATTGCCACTAAAATCAACCGCACAAAAGCAACTGTTACAACCCTGCTTGATAGGCTCGAAATGGACGGCTATTTGGTGCGAGAAAAGGACAAAAACGACGCAAGAAGCGTAAATGTAAAACTCACGCCAAAAGGCGAGAGTTTAAAGCCGAAATTTGATGAAATTTCAAAGAATTTAAATAAAATTTTAGCGAAAAATTTTAGCGAATTTGAATTAGACGCGCTAGATACGCTTTTAAGCCGTGCGATTAAAAATTTTAATAAAAAAATTAATTAGATATCAAAGGAAATTTATGAAAAAATTTACGATTTTTGCTGTTTTTGTGAGTCAAATTTTATGCGCTAATTCAAATTTAGCCCAAAGCTTAGAGCCAAATTTTAACCAAATTTGCTACCAAAGCAGGGTCAAATCCGAGTGCAACAAAGAGGCTATGGCGCACTTCCAAACCGCCATAAATACCGCTGATACCGCCTTGGCAGAGAAGCTAATAAACCAAAACGCTACATTTTTTACCCCAGTTTCCAAAGACCCGCTTTATGGCGGCGCAGGGTATATCTCGGTGGTAAATTTCATGAGACAAAGCTTCCCTGATATCAAATGGCAAATCAAAGATATCGTCGCAAACGACGCTGTGGTGGCTGTTTTGTGGGAG is part of the Campylobacter sp. VBCF_01 NA2 genome and harbors:
- a CDS encoding efflux RND transporter periplasmic adaptor subunit; amino-acid sequence: MKKIFSLIATLALLSGCSYFEKKEEGAGGGAKGAGGMPPLQVAVFKAQKSDVPIALKFNGETASDLDVTLKSQVSGTIEKQLFTPGVRVEKGEGLYEIDKSRYQAIFNSAKASLNNASADYERARKLKASNTISAREFDGAKSAYEVAKANFERAKIDLDNALVKAPFDGIVGDTQKDTGSFVGVGENLVRLTKLNPIYVKFGISDTDKMKIDRNLASSDWYMKNTKATISFNDKIYEGNVVFIDSVVDSATASVSAKAQFNNLNYEIQPGIYTRISVDGFVQKDGFQIPQIAVLQDLSNSIVYVVDANNTVAKKIVKVIAQDSTTMTISEGLSEGDLIVLDNFSKIQVGAKVTPLPPETDATKAR
- the nrfD gene encoding NrfD/PsrC family molybdoenzyme membrane anchor subunit, with protein sequence MTKVAKTPKFGLLFLSLALCAVGLIGICSVFLNGQEASYNVSREVPLGLLLMGYAFFVGISVGVATIATADHLFGFHAFSKISRHLQLLAIAALLAAFWLIFWELGSPFKLQVLRFVRYYFNFAVESPIWWMSTFYLIETPLLIIELILMLKNSEKASFYAGIVAFIMGIIAFSTLSMVFAVNSARPIWHTPSFTISFILGALICGISVIFAFVILSKKALNERILRNLNILMFLLLLAVLFINFWNAVISSYGAGSYLAKNFEVFTNGNLSFNFYFFEICIGILLPMILLILSKFQNLKISFLAGILAIIGVFFARFDGIVGGQLVRVESEFLGKIEFGSYCPSVAEITIFISGIGVMLFIYALGKTFLNLESEK
- a CDS encoding molecular chaperone TorD family protein, whose translation is MKNNQISIDCLDLCADLLAFPAEGWREKYCALGEFANGEFAKRFNKFSNFKFNDLKTPNLDEIISNYIFYFDLNSAKFGTSLLAGVWLDKKMFGESYNEICKFYEICGFVVEKNCDHASNLLAFCAILAEQGEWEKFLKFTKFLDFLEPLSKNLANFENLKEFEFILNFAKFLISNLKEQR
- a CDS encoding sulfurtransferase, encoding MKLLTSSLLAAACTCAFALDLPQNKVVDVEWLKANLADKDLVLIDLQEGEGYGAGHIKGAVAWKEADFREARGEMPGFIASPTTVERLFQKSGIKDTSAVVFYNDAKAAPDYTLSTLALFVSEYYGLTNTAILNGGIDAWKKAGGELSTEAVTPEKSDFKITKFNKDIVATAYDIDEAVVTNSVALIDGRIEAQYSGEKAHPKAAKAGHLEGVDGNIFIGKLAKENDGVFYINTDKEAVGELFKTAGLDPNAPQIWYCNTGWHASGGWFATKYIMGNDKVKNYEASMVEYSNLPKRKVLKGDEK
- a CDS encoding molybdopterin-containing oxidoreductase family protein — encoded protein: MRELKITRRNFLKMASSVAVASTAGITGLPNPLMAKTHKNSPELSNLLEYDEGVKTPNYCEMCFWNCGVNVFTREGKIHKIEGNKLNPYNYGTICAKGNAGVYSTYDPDRLKYPMIRVGKRGEGKWKKVSWDEAFDFVHENLEKIIDKYGAKSIAAFAHGSCSSYFHKFASLLGTPNVSYASFSECRGSRAIGWSLTFGGGGIGGHENYDMANTKYMILFGRNMAGAIQVREARDFMEGLANGAKLVYVDPRQSESAVRAHKWLRIKPGCDMALALALIHVIIRDNLANMEFINKYCYGFDKLARHVKQYTPKWAEEICGIKAETIEEVAWEFARFAPHVLAIAPRRFSRYANDTQTARAIAILNAIMGNYGVKGGTWVNQSINLAKLPKDDEAPAVREPRADGVGTRWPFNPPNLGLSGEIYRATLSEQPYPIKAWLTYDTNPLGHTAVEANGVMKSIEKLDFIMSIDTQMNDFCAYCDIVLPESTYLEKDDGPYIQKYDVPFVAVRKAAIKPLYDTKHVFDIVRGICKRFDMDEYFTISPSDAINNFVNSLSPEDKEKFEKDGILCDYLADAYPQSSGKPLSFPTSTGKIHLYNPDMEKMYEEYGDVCAPLPTWVAPPQPKEGEFRLLFGRGPAHSHARSQNNKLLLELEDDSPIWINPDDAANLGLKTGDKVIMINAKTGLKSKPQNIKITKRITKGNVFIHHGFGHVSKEWSNGFDKGISDVYFCSNDIDPVSGCSGLNNGFVRLERA